ttttttttgtaacacttttattctttgtttatattttgaaatcagtactaaactatatattttggaCTTCCCTCAAATGTGTATTCAACCAATTTGTAATATATACCTATTTCCTTCAAAATCACCACCTCTTTGATCGGTCCCGAACTCGCTCAAGAACAAAGGAAAGCCTTGATCGAGAAGGAAGCCTCCAGTACGATGCTCCTTAGTGAAGATTTGGCTGCAAAAATCGTTGACATTGTGTGATTTCCATTGACCAGTACCATTGGTGAAAGCATACCAATGAAGCtccaaaacaagtttttttttaaagctaagATTCACTGGACGATCTTTTAAGAAAGTTAGGTCAGCGTCGAAGTCAAGCCCGGAGAGTATGACCAGAACGTTAGGGTTTGATCCATGCACTGCTTCTGCTCCTCTTTGCATGTACCTACCAtgtgaaaaagtataattccaATTCCCATATTAATAATCTTGACATTAATATTAGAAAATGTGTTCTAAGTTAGCAAATTATTTCTCTGCGTTGATTATTATATCGTGTTGTTTAATCTATGAACTTAAGGTACatgcaaaaaggaaaaaaaaaaacatttccaaTTGCCATATTAATAATTCTTTTCCCATACTAATAATTTAAACATTAATAATAGAGATGTTAGAATCAACGAAATCATGTAAATTAGTAAATTCTTTCTCTGCGTTGATTCTTGTTGTTTAATCTATGAACCTTGGATTCCCATATCAAccgatatatataatatttatacatacatATGGATATTTTTATAGCTGGAGTTgtacttaattatttttagggatttaattatttatagcGCAAGGGAATAAAATCAGTGATGAATATCTAATTAACGTGCATAATTTCTTGGTGTTTAAGCTTCACATGGGCAttatgataaagaaaaaaaatagaatttattaCGTACGTGTACCAATCTTTTGCAGTATGATTGTAACCTCTAAGTTCATTCCTCAAACTCATACCAATAACGTTATTCACGTCCATAAAGATTGTGGCCATCTTCTTAAGACCCAACATCCATAGATCTGGATTGAATTTCGGGTCGCCAAAGAACGCGTCCGGGTCATCGTTGCTGCAACACCAACCCGGTACGGTCTTGTGGTTATCAAGTATCACCATCACATCGTTTCTCCCCAGACTATACACCACGGCCTAAGAAAAGTGTTGCTTGCGTAAGAAGTTATAACATATAGTTAAAACAAGAATCTGGAGTCTTCTAAAAACTGTTTTTCATATGAATTATCACATGATTAATTGTCTATACTTGCCTGGAATACATTGATAAGAGGAGTATTGACAATGGATGGATTGTGAATGTAAATCCCTTGAAGCTCATGATCCAATCCATATCTCTCAAATGATTGTTTAACGGTAACATTAAAGGCTAGAGTGTCATTAATCATTAGCTCAAGTGGCCAAGTGAGCCTAACACAATTGAAAcccatttcttttattttctttgatatTGAATCCATTGGCTGGCTGCTCAGCCCCTCGGCCACTACTGGCTTAAGGTGTGAAGGCCAGTTCACACAAGCTAGCTTCACACGGTGGCCACTCTTGTTGACTATCCATCGTGACTTTGTGGAGAGTGGATAATCTGCTGCTAGGGTTAGAGATATTGATGACAAGAGCAAGGACAAAAGGAGAGTTAAGGGAAAGATTGTTTTTGCCATATCTATTACTGATTTTGTTTTAGGAAAactatctagtatatatatagaatGAATTCAAAGGTTTTGTCATAATATTAGGGGAGTTGTTGAGTTATTTTAAAGATAATTGACTGTTATATATCAGGGTTTTAGTTTGATGATAGGCttcaacgttttttttttagattattgcGGAACATTGTGGATAAATATCTTCTTACCACACATTTTGGataattatttatgttaaaaCATTCGGattatatatatctattctaAGATAAGAGGATAAATCAGTGGATCATCGCCTGGAACTTCGGCAAAGTAACTTGGTGAACCTTCATCAAATGTAATAACTATGAATAATTTTCTATTTGTCTTTATGAAATTGATTCGAAGTTGAGGAATCTAAATGTTATAACCAATTGAATTATATACGGTAATCGGCCGGTAATTATAGATTAACatcttatttttcattataCAAGCCATCAATATTTCAACAATTATGTAGAAAAGTCTTTTTCGTT
Above is a window of Brassica napus cultivar Da-Ae chromosome A10, Da-Ae, whole genome shotgun sequence DNA encoding:
- the LOC106387463 gene encoding glycosyl hydrolase 5 family protein-like, producing the protein MAKTIFPLTLLLSLLLSSISLTLAADYPLSTKSRWIVNKSGHRVKLACVNWPSHLKPVVAEGLSSQPMDSISKKIKEMGFNCVRLTWPLELMINDTLAFNVTVKQSFERYGLDHELQGIYIHNPSIVNTPLINVFQAVVYSLGRNDVMVILDNHKTVPGWCCSNDDPDAFFGDPKFNPDLWMLGLKKMATIFMDVNNVIGMSLRNELRGYNHTAKDWYTYMQRGAEAVHGSNPNVLVILSGLDFDADLTFLKDRPVNLSFKKKLVLELHWYAFTNGTGQWKSHNVNDFCSQIFTKEHRTGGFLLDQGFPLFLSEFGTDQRGGDFEGNRYMSCMLAWAAEKDIDWAVWALTGVYYFREGKRGVVEAYGMLDANWHHVHNHTYLQRLSVIQPPHKGPGIKHNHHKKIFHPLTGLCLVRKSPCYESELTLGPCTKDEPWSYSHGDRLEIKGGHKSCVEGETSVGRSVKLGKKCTKIKRISATKMHLSFKNNDGLLVCLDVDSDNNIVANHCKCLTGDISCEPASQWFKIF